One segment of Haloplanus natans DSM 17983 DNA contains the following:
- a CDS encoding MGMT family protein, with the protein MEGIYARDAPVLGRAVQIGVAGDRVISVSFPETAPADADPEHPLLDRIFDYLDGADDHFDDVTVALTVPTEQRTVLEAVRNVPYGETVDVARVARLAGLDDEDADDLDTVRGALRANPVALFIPDHRVSGPGATPPAVAERLRELER; encoded by the coding sequence ATGGAGGGCATCTACGCACGCGACGCGCCGGTCCTCGGTCGGGCGGTCCAGATCGGCGTGGCCGGCGACCGGGTCATCAGCGTCTCCTTTCCCGAGACGGCGCCGGCAGACGCCGACCCCGAGCATCCGCTCTTGGATCGGATCTTCGACTACCTCGACGGCGCCGACGACCACTTCGACGACGTGACCGTCGCGCTTACCGTCCCGACCGAGCAACGGACCGTGCTCGAAGCCGTTCGGAACGTCCCGTACGGCGAGACGGTCGACGTGGCGCGCGTGGCGCGCCTCGCCGGCCTCGACGACGAGGACGCGGACGACCTAGACACCGTGCGTGGGGCGCTCCGAGCGAACCCGGTGGCGCTTTTCATCCCGGACCACCGCGTCTCGGGGCCGGGCGCGACGCCGCCGGCCGTCGCCGAGCGGCTGCGCGAGTTGGAACGCTAG
- the trpC gene encoding indole-3-glycerol phosphate synthase, producing MDANGEELAPTVRSILAAAHDRAGGEERLSVDARSFPAALAAAEDEGRVPVIAEVKPTSPTTEGRRDDDPADLARAMVAGGATAISVLTEPEHFGGSTDALERVRSAVDVPVLRKDFIVEESQLDLVASDLTLLIARFVDDLPGLLAAAEERGFQPLVEVHTRAELDRALDAGAALIGVNNRDLAKLEVDLDTFESIAPHVPDDVTLIAESGIGSVDDVRRMRSAGADALLIGSAIMDGEVTDNVRRFTTA from the coding sequence ATGGACGCTAATGGTGAAGAACTGGCGCCGACGGTGCGATCGATCCTGGCCGCCGCCCACGACCGGGCCGGCGGCGAGGAGCGCCTCTCGGTCGACGCCCGCTCGTTCCCGGCAGCCCTCGCGGCGGCCGAAGACGAGGGACGGGTGCCGGTGATCGCGGAAGTGAAACCGACCAGTCCGACGACCGAGGGACGACGCGACGACGACCCCGCCGACCTCGCGCGAGCGATGGTCGCGGGCGGGGCGACGGCGATTTCGGTGTTGACCGAACCGGAACATTTCGGCGGGTCGACCGACGCGCTCGAACGCGTCCGGTCGGCGGTCGACGTGCCCGTTCTGCGCAAGGACTTTATCGTCGAGGAGTCCCAACTCGACCTCGTGGCGTCGGATCTAACCTTGTTGATCGCGCGGTTCGTCGACGACCTGCCCGGTCTCCTCGCCGCAGCCGAGGAGCGGGGCTTCCAGCCGCTGGTCGAGGTCCACACGCGCGCTGAACTCGATCGGGCGCTCGACGCGGGGGCGGCCCTGATCGGCGTCAACAACCGTGATCTGGCCAAACTCGAAGTCGACCTCGACACCTTCGAGTCCATCGCGCCCCACGTCCCCGACGACGTGACGCTGATCGCGGAGAGCGGGATCGGATCTGTCGACGACGTGCGGCGGATGCGGTCGGCGGGTGCCGACGCCCTGCTGATCGGCAGCGCGATCATGGACGGCGAAGTGACCGACAACGTGCGACGATTTACCACAGCATGA
- the trpB gene encoding tryptophan synthase subunit beta: MSSHTGKFGEYGGQYVPEALMPAIEELDDAYERYVLENEDGFMDDFRERLADFGGRPTPLQKAHRLSDRYDRDVYLKREDLLHGGAHKLNNALGQVLLAKYMGKDRIIAETGAGQHGTATAMACAHLGMPCEVYMGRRDINRQRPNVFRMRLNGAAITPVTVGRGTLKEAISETMRDWATNVEDTHYVIGSVVGPHPFPSMVRDFQRVISEEAREQMIEKAGRLPDSVLTCAGGGSNTMGLFAEFVPDEDVDLYAVEAGGSSLEVDEAEGVAPNSATLSTGTEGVLHGSRTRVLQDRDGQIMESHSVSSGLDYAGVGPELADLVDRGRVTAVNVADDPALEGFHRLSQLEGIIPALESAHAVAYVEENHEDLGEVILLNISGRGDKDLETVLEETHDRDIENAPEMETFAETGGF, translated from the coding sequence ATGAGTTCTCACACAGGCAAGTTCGGCGAGTACGGCGGACAGTACGTTCCCGAGGCGTTGATGCCCGCCATCGAGGAACTGGACGACGCGTACGAACGGTACGTGCTGGAAAACGAGGACGGCTTCATGGACGACTTCCGGGAGCGCCTGGCCGACTTCGGCGGCCGACCGACGCCGCTCCAGAAGGCCCACCGCCTCTCGGACCGGTACGACCGCGACGTGTATCTCAAACGCGAGGACCTCCTTCACGGCGGTGCCCACAAACTGAACAACGCGCTCGGGCAGGTGCTCTTGGCGAAGTACATGGGCAAGGATCGCATTATCGCGGAGACGGGCGCCGGACAGCACGGCACCGCGACGGCCATGGCGTGTGCGCATCTCGGGATGCCCTGCGAGGTGTACATGGGGCGGCGGGACATCAACCGCCAGCGCCCCAACGTGTTCCGGATGCGGCTCAACGGCGCGGCGATCACCCCCGTGACCGTCGGCCGCGGCACGCTGAAAGAGGCCATCAGCGAGACGATGCGAGACTGGGCGACAAACGTCGAGGACACCCACTACGTCATCGGGAGCGTCGTCGGCCCCCACCCGTTCCCGTCGATGGTGCGTGACTTCCAGCGCGTCATCTCCGAGGAGGCCCGCGAGCAGATGATCGAGAAGGCCGGTCGCCTCCCCGACTCCGTGCTCACCTGTGCCGGCGGCGGCTCGAACACGATGGGCCTGTTCGCGGAGTTCGTCCCCGACGAGGACGTGGACCTCTACGCCGTCGAGGCCGGTGGCAGCAGTCTGGAGGTCGACGAGGCGGAAGGCGTCGCGCCCAACTCCGCGACGCTCTCGACCGGCACCGAGGGCGTCCTCCACGGCTCCCGGACGCGTGTCCTCCAGGACCGCGACGGGCAGATCATGGAGTCCCACAGCGTTTCCTCCGGGCTCGACTACGCCGGCGTCGGCCCCGAACTCGCCGACCTAGTCGACCGCGGGCGCGTCACGGCGGTCAACGTCGCCGACGACCCGGCGCTGGAGGGGTTCCACCGCCTCTCACAGCTAGAGGGGATCATCCCCGCGCTCGAATCTGCCCACGCCGTCGCCTACGTCGAGGAGAACCACGAGGATCTGGGCGAGGTCATCCTGCTCAACATCTCCGGGCGCGGCGACAAGGACCTCGAAACCGTCCTCGAGGAGACCCACGACCGCGACATCGAGAACGCACCGGAGATGGAAACCTTCGCCGAGACGGGGGGGTTCTGA
- the trpA gene encoding tryptophan synthase subunit alpha, whose protein sequence is MSRISDAFADGPAFVPYLAAGDPNYEASLSYVEALERGGADIIELGLPFSEPIAEGPTIQSAIVRSLEGGMTPPRFFEFVADLDVDVPLVCMTYYNLIYQFGEGTERGPEAFVRRAAEVGIEGFVVPDLPAEEAAPLREACDAHDCELVFIVAPTTKGERLERIMSQVSGYVYVQARLGTTGARTDLSDRTEESLARIAEWDVPKAVGFGISSGDHAQRVIEAGADGVIVGSALVDIIAQGVERGDPPVTVANRLESKARELKQGALRGAPPSNEQPHPERT, encoded by the coding sequence ATGAGCCGAATCTCCGACGCCTTCGCCGACGGCCCCGCCTTCGTCCCCTACCTCGCCGCGGGCGACCCGAACTACGAGGCGTCGCTGTCGTACGTCGAGGCGCTCGAACGCGGCGGTGCGGACATCATCGAACTCGGCCTGCCCTTCTCCGAACCCATCGCCGAGGGGCCGACCATCCAGAGCGCAATCGTCCGCTCGCTCGAGGGCGGGATGACGCCACCCCGTTTTTTCGAGTTCGTCGCTGACCTCGACGTGGACGTGCCCCTGGTCTGTATGACCTACTACAACCTCATCTACCAGTTCGGCGAGGGCACGGAGCGGGGACCGGAGGCGTTCGTCCGCCGCGCGGCCGAGGTCGGCATCGAGGGGTTCGTCGTGCCCGACCTGCCCGCGGAGGAGGCCGCGCCCTTGCGCGAGGCGTGTGACGCCCACGACTGCGAACTCGTCTTCATCGTCGCGCCGACGACGAAAGGGGAGCGCCTGGAGCGGATCATGTCGCAGGTGTCGGGCTACGTCTACGTGCAGGCCCGACTGGGGACGACCGGCGCGCGGACCGACCTCTCGGATCGGACCGAGGAGAGCCTGGCACGCATCGCGGAGTGGGACGTACCCAAGGCCGTCGGCTTCGGTATCTCGTCGGGCGACCACGCCCAGCGGGTGATCGAAGCCGGCGCCGACGGCGTCATCGTCGGCTCCGCCTTGGTCGACATCATCGCCCAGGGCGTCGAGCGCGGCGATCCGCCCGTGACCGTGGCGAACCGCCTCGAATCGAAGGCGCGAGAACTGAAGCAAGGGGCGCTCCGCGGGGCGCCGCCGTCGAACGAACAGCCGCATCCGGAACGTACATAA
- a CDS encoding 2-amino-3,7-dideoxy-D-threo-hept-6-ulosonate synthase, giving the protein MNTGTRARLRRISTDDRYLIVPMDHGVTMGPVKGLVDIEATIDAITDGGADAVLTQKGIAPRVHDSKNGAGYIVHLNGSTNIGPDEDDKRRTGTVEAALRAGADAVSFHINVGSEYEPEQMTDLAEVTQRAEELGVPTLAMAYARGPAIAEDDPEALGHAVRLAEELGADVVKTGYSGDGDSFAPVCEATRLPVVIAGGSRGTDRQTVRMVRGAMDGGAAGVSMGRSIFQHDDPGAITRAISAVIHDDAGVDEALRRSGLLEA; this is encoded by the coding sequence ATGAATACGGGAACACGGGCGCGCCTCCGGCGCATCTCCACAGACGACCGCTACCTGATCGTCCCGATGGACCACGGTGTCACCATGGGGCCGGTGAAGGGGCTGGTGGATATCGAAGCCACCATCGACGCCATCACCGACGGCGGCGCCGACGCCGTCCTCACGCAGAAAGGGATCGCGCCACGCGTCCACGACTCGAAAAACGGGGCGGGCTACATCGTCCATCTCAACGGGTCGACGAACATCGGCCCGGACGAAGACGACAAGCGCCGGACGGGCACGGTCGAAGCCGCGCTTCGGGCCGGCGCCGACGCCGTCTCCTTCCACATCAACGTCGGCTCCGAGTACGAACCCGAACAGATGACCGACCTCGCCGAGGTGACCCAGCGCGCCGAGGAACTCGGCGTCCCGACCCTCGCGATGGCGTACGCCCGCGGTCCGGCCATCGCGGAGGACGACCCCGAAGCCCTCGGCCACGCCGTCCGCCTCGCGGAGGAACTCGGGGCGGACGTGGTAAAGACGGGGTACAGCGGCGACGGCGACAGCTTCGCCCCCGTCTGCGAGGCGACGCGCCTGCCCGTCGTCATCGCGGGTGGCAGTCGCGGCACCGACCGCCAGACCGTCCGAATGGTTCGTGGCGCGATGGACGGCGGCGCCGCCGGCGTCTCGATGGGGCGTTCCATCTTTCAGCACGACGACCCCGGCGCCATCACGCGTGCCATCTCGGCGGTCATCCACGACGACGCCGGCGTCGACGAGGCGCTTCGACGGAGCGGGCTGCTCGAAGCCTAA
- a CDS encoding 3-dehydroquinate synthase II, which produces MTRSVWLKADGTVGDWESRKERITAGLEAGVDWVLVDEADVAQVRELGDVKVAAFRTDADLVEDAEPDRPEADAYVVGKNGEGDGTVDLPPDFSGSADLSTLRRDDDRAQGAYVRIFDEEYEAFAEEAATEAEYTIVVGEDWTIIPLENLIARIGDETDLIAGVTTAEEAGTAFETLEIGSDGVLLDSGDPDEIRRTCEVRDAAEREHLDLQYAEVTTVERTGMADRVCVDTGSLMEGNEGMLVGSMSRGLFFVHAETAESPYVASRPFRVNAGAVHAYVRSPGGGTQYLAELGSGDEVQIVDTDGNTRETVVGRVKIEKRPMFRVQAEVETEEGVDRIETLLQNAETIKVHTREGRTAVTDLEAGDEMLVYYEDVARHFGEAVEESIIEK; this is translated from the coding sequence ATGACACGGAGCGTGTGGCTGAAAGCCGACGGGACAGTCGGCGACTGGGAGTCGCGGAAAGAGCGCATCACGGCCGGTCTGGAAGCCGGCGTCGACTGGGTGCTGGTCGACGAAGCCGACGTAGCACAGGTGCGTGAACTCGGTGACGTGAAGGTGGCGGCGTTCCGGACCGACGCGGACCTGGTCGAGGACGCCGAGCCGGACCGGCCCGAAGCGGACGCGTACGTCGTCGGCAAGAACGGCGAGGGGGACGGGACGGTCGATCTTCCCCCCGATTTCTCCGGGTCGGCCGACCTCTCGACGCTCCGCCGCGACGACGACCGGGCACAGGGCGCCTACGTCCGCATCTTCGACGAGGAGTACGAGGCCTTCGCCGAAGAAGCGGCGACCGAAGCCGAGTACACCATCGTCGTCGGCGAGGACTGGACGATCATCCCCCTGGAAAACCTCATCGCCCGCATCGGCGACGAGACGGATTTGATCGCCGGCGTCACGACGGCCGAGGAGGCGGGAACGGCCTTCGAGACGCTGGAGATCGGGTCCGACGGCGTCTTGCTGGACTCCGGCGACCCCGACGAGATTCGCCGCACCTGCGAGGTTCGGGACGCCGCCGAGCGCGAACATCTCGATCTACAGTATGCCGAAGTGACGACGGTCGAGCGGACGGGCATGGCCGACCGGGTCTGTGTCGACACCGGGTCGCTCATGGAGGGCAACGAGGGGATGCTCGTCGGATCGATGTCCCGCGGGCTCTTTTTCGTCCACGCCGAGACGGCCGAATCCCCGTACGTCGCCTCCCGCCCCTTCCGGGTGAACGCGGGCGCCGTCCACGCCTACGTTCGCTCGCCCGGCGGCGGCACGCAGTATCTCGCCGAACTCGGGAGCGGCGACGAGGTACAGATCGTCGATACGGATGGCAACACCCGCGAAACCGTGGTCGGCCGCGTCAAAATCGAGAAACGCCCCATGTTCCGCGTGCAGGCCGAAGTCGAGACCGAGGAGGGCGTCGACCGCATCGAGACGCTCCTCCAGAACGCCGAGACGATCAAGGTCCACACCCGCGAGGGACGGACGGCCGTCACCGACCTCGAAGCCGGCGACGAGATGCTCGTCTACTACGAGGACGTGGCCCGACACTTCGGCGAAGCCGTCGAGGAGAGCATCATCGAAAAGTGA
- a CDS encoding MBL fold metallo-hydrolase, with protein MKRVPVPTATTAGGETNAYLVDEPAGSLPVDEPAGSLLVDPGARTDALDAAVAARDVTGIAVTHTHPDHVGGVAAYAAETGATVWARRGREARFEAATGVVPDRTFADGERVGGLTVLDTPGHAPDHVALGTGDGVLVGDLARASGSVAVVAPEGDMRAYLVALRRLLARDATRLYPGHGPVIDDPDATIRRLYHHRLDRERRIERAVRSGADSVDAVLDAAYDRDLSGVRDLAAATVRAHLDKLAVERRVRFDAATGRVGPR; from the coding sequence GTGAAACGCGTCCCCGTCCCGACGGCGACGACCGCCGGCGGGGAGACGAACGCCTATCTCGTCGACGAGCCGGCGGGCTCGCTTCCCGTCGACGAGCCGGCAGGCTCGCTGCTCGTCGACCCAGGTGCCCGCACCGACGCCCTCGACGCCGCCGTCGCCGCGCGCGACGTGACCGGCATCGCCGTCACGCACACACACCCCGACCACGTCGGCGGCGTCGCCGCCTACGCCGCCGAGACGGGCGCGACGGTGTGGGCACGTCGCGGGCGCGAGGCGCGATTCGAGGCCGCGACCGGCGTCGTCCCGGATCGTACGTTCGCCGACGGGGAGCGAGTCGGCGGCCTGACGGTTCTCGACACGCCCGGCCACGCCCCGGATCACGTCGCCCTCGGGACGGGAGACGGCGTCCTCGTCGGTGACCTCGCTCGCGCGTCGGGGAGCGTCGCCGTCGTGGCCCCGGAGGGCGACATGCGCGCGTATCTGGTCGCGCTCCGTCGCCTCCTCGCCCGCGACGCCACGCGCCTGTATCCGGGACACGGCCCGGTGATCGACGACCCCGACGCGACGATTCGTCGCCTCTATCACCACCGTCTGGATCGGGAGCGACGGATCGAGAGGGCGGTCCGATCGGGCGCCGACTCGGTGGATGCCGTCCTCGATGCGGCGTACGACCGTGACCTCTCGGGCGTCCGTGACCTCGCGGCGGCGACGGTACGCGCCCACCTCGACAAACTCGCCGTCGAGCGGCGGGTGCGCTTCGACGCCGCGACGGGACGGGTCGGGCCGCGATAG
- a CDS encoding YkgJ family cysteine cluster protein — protein sequence MESLEAELARARDLDVSDLADAIESIGFECTRCGACCKANEDSEGPRGDGEAVGGDPHTATVFPDEVRELQATGDYDWRDVARPMPYGLSEGPDGPEGETFEWALQTDACGDCTFYEESEGDGRCTVHDDRPLICATYPFSVALGGTSQPMGEAVDEAGMVRAHECEGLGRDISRADAEDLARALKERAIRELAEAIGVRDNYEPVETGSDEVVVYDSEGAKTPDGASR from the coding sequence ATGGAGTCGCTCGAAGCCGAACTCGCTCGCGCACGGGACTTGGACGTGAGCGACCTCGCCGACGCCATCGAGTCCATCGGCTTCGAGTGTACGCGGTGTGGGGCGTGTTGTAAGGCGAACGAGGACTCGGAGGGCCCTCGGGGAGACGGCGAGGCCGTCGGGGGAGACCCGCATACGGCGACGGTGTTCCCCGACGAGGTGCGCGAGTTGCAGGCCACCGGCGACTACGACTGGCGAGACGTGGCGCGGCCGATGCCCTACGGCCTCTCCGAGGGCCCGGACGGGCCGGAGGGTGAGACGTTCGAGTGGGCGCTGCAAACCGACGCCTGCGGCGACTGTACGTTCTACGAGGAGAGCGAGGGCGACGGTCGGTGCACCGTCCACGACGACCGGCCGCTGATCTGTGCAACCTACCCCTTCAGCGTCGCTCTCGGCGGGACGAGCCAGCCGATGGGCGAGGCGGTCGACGAGGCGGGGATGGTCCGTGCCCACGAATGCGAGGGGCTCGGGCGCGACATTTCACGCGCGGACGCCGAGGATCTGGCGCGGGCGCTCAAAGAACGGGCGATCCGCGAACTGGCGGAGGCCATCGGCGTCCGCGACAACTACGAGCCGGTCGAGACGGGGTCGGACGAGGTAGTGGTGTACGACTCGGAGGGGGCGAAAACGCCCGACGGCGCCTCTCGCTGA
- a CDS encoding TRAM domain-containing protein, with translation MEISDNLLCLFSASVRSEDGSYVIEVPQREIETGSVDPDETYRVALISRDRAESEAVSESDSPTSEPQPPVEIGEIRYVEIEDIGKQGDGIARVERGYVIIVPGAEIGERVKIEVSEVKSNFAVGEIIDEDF, from the coding sequence GTGGAGATCTCAGATAACCTGTTGTGTCTGTTCAGCGCGAGTGTGCGGTCGGAGGACGGATCGTACGTGATCGAGGTACCCCAGCGCGAAATCGAGACGGGGTCGGTCGACCCCGACGAAACCTACCGGGTGGCGCTTATCTCTCGGGACCGGGCCGAATCGGAGGCGGTCTCCGAATCCGACTCCCCCACCTCGGAGCCACAGCCACCCGTCGAGATCGGCGAGATCCGGTACGTCGAAATCGAGGATATCGGCAAGCAGGGCGACGGCATCGCCCGCGTCGAACGCGGCTACGTCATCATCGTGCCCGGCGCCGAAATCGGCGAACGCGTCAAAATCGAGGTCAGCGAGGTCAAATCCAACTTCGCCGTCGGCGAAATCATCGACGAGGACTTCTAA
- a CDS encoding radical SAM protein has product MTDPADPTVTIVDGYVDEPAHFGVPPYVSTYPRFTAGALVDAGVPESEIAYHTIDELRDDRSKWRDVADADLMIYLGGMTVPGKYVGGTPAEPDEVRELAWAADGTTLMGGPVRFGVGEENAGAQDMERKDLDYDFVAKGDVEAAAHDLVASGLEGFGDRMRDNADLDRWAAMGAFVVEDHPNHPNYLIAELETSRGCAYRCSFCTEPLYGDPAFRSADSVVREVEALYDRGVRHFRLGRQADILAFGGDGEAPNPDAIRRLYAGIREVAPELETLHLDNMNPVTIVDYPERSREAIRIIAEHNTAGDTAAFGLESADPVVQEENNLLVTADECLEAVRVVNEEAGWRPGDDPSAAPTTGDSAANRLPKLLPGINLVHGLAGERAATFNHNKRFLQRVYDEGLMLRRINIRQVMAFAGTEMSDTGADIARDHKKQFKTYKREVREEIDQPMLRRVAPAGTVLPDVHTEYHEGGKTFGRQLGTYPLLVAVPGEHELGTTMDVALVDHGYRSVTGVPHPLDPNTASMDELTALPGVGRSTAGDIVVNRPYASLGEVDIDADLSEFAAVGAPEAAD; this is encoded by the coding sequence ATGACTGACCCCGCCGATCCGACGGTCACGATCGTCGACGGCTACGTCGACGAACCCGCCCACTTCGGGGTCCCACCGTACGTCTCGACGTACCCCCGTTTCACCGCCGGTGCACTCGTCGACGCCGGCGTTCCGGAATCGGAGATTGCGTACCACACCATCGACGAACTCCGCGACGACCGCTCGAAGTGGCGCGACGTGGCCGACGCCGACCTCATGATCTACCTCGGTGGTATGACCGTCCCCGGCAAGTACGTCGGGGGGACGCCCGCCGAACCCGACGAGGTGCGTGAACTGGCGTGGGCCGCCGACGGGACGACGCTCATGGGTGGCCCCGTCCGCTTCGGCGTCGGCGAGGAGAACGCCGGCGCACAGGATATGGAGCGCAAGGATCTCGACTACGACTTCGTAGCCAAAGGCGACGTGGAGGCGGCGGCCCACGATCTCGTGGCGAGTGGGCTAGAGGGCTTTGGCGACCGCATGCGCGACAACGCCGACCTCGACCGCTGGGCCGCGATGGGTGCGTTCGTCGTCGAGGACCACCCCAACCACCCCAACTACCTGATCGCCGAACTCGAAACCTCGCGGGGCTGTGCCTACCGGTGTTCCTTTTGCACCGAACCGCTGTACGGCGACCCCGCGTTCCGCTCGGCCGATTCGGTCGTCCGCGAAGTCGAAGCACTCTACGACCGGGGCGTCCGCCACTTCCGCCTGGGCCGCCAGGCCGACATCCTCGCGTTCGGCGGCGACGGCGAGGCGCCCAACCCAGACGCGATCCGTCGCCTGTACGCCGGCATCCGCGAGGTGGCGCCGGAGCTAGAGACGCTCCACCTCGACAACATGAACCCCGTCACCATCGTCGACTACCCGGAGCGCTCGCGGGAGGCCATCCGGATCATCGCCGAACACAACACCGCCGGCGACACCGCCGCGTTCGGCCTCGAATCCGCCGATCCAGTCGTCCAGGAGGAGAACAACCTGCTCGTCACCGCCGACGAGTGTCTCGAAGCGGTACGCGTCGTCAACGAGGAGGCGGGGTGGCGCCCCGGCGACGACCCCTCAGCCGCGCCGACGACCGGCGATAGCGCCGCGAACCGCCTCCCGAAGCTCCTGCCGGGAATCAACCTCGTCCACGGCCTCGCGGGCGAGCGCGCGGCGACTTTCAATCATAACAAACGCTTCCTCCAGCGGGTGTACGACGAGGGGCTGATGCTCCGCCGGATCAACATCCGGCAGGTGATGGCCTTCGCGGGGACGGAGATGAGCGACACCGGCGCCGACATCGCCCGCGACCACAAAAAACAGTTCAAGACGTACAAACGCGAGGTGCGCGAGGAGATAGATCAGCCCATGCTCCGCCGGGTCGCGCCGGCGGGGACCGTTCTCCCCGACGTGCACACGGAGTACCACGAGGGCGGGAAGACGTTCGGCCGGCAGTTGGGAACCTACCCGCTTCTCGTCGCCGTGCCGGGGGAACACGAACTGGGGACGACGATGGACGTGGCGCTCGTCGACCACGGCTACCGATCGGTGACGGGCGTCCCACATCCGCTCGACCCCAACACGGCGTCGATGGACGAACTCACGGCGCTCCCGGGCGTGGGTCGGTCGACGGCGGGCGATATCGTCGTCAATCGGCCGTACGCCTCGCTCGGCGAGGTCGACATCGACGCCGACCTGTCGGAGTTCGCGGCGGTCGGTGCGCCCGAGGCGGCCGACTAG
- a CDS encoding cytochrome P450, translated as MPKALPNPPQAGLLNAVRFGRDTFRFLETMQSRYRDGVAVPIPGRAPLVVLTNPELVHDALSRPETFERVPAQESAALIAEGGLVQSEGPLWRQQRSIMNPAFDSRQVRAYANSVGERVESIADDWTDRGRFDTNLHREMTRLTVRVASEVLLGEDIGADRAEQFHEWMQTAGTEFEFDLASVGPAWLPTRISPAFREAAEGIRDLSEGIIERQRRRIDEGNAGRNMVTMLVQAEDDSAVDYPENQIRDEVSTFLIAGHETTALSLTYTTALLSWYPDVRERVREEAEAVLGSGPATHGDVRDLAYTMRVYREALRLYPPAWAVFRRAGRKARLGDYRVDEGAAVIMPQWSIHRSDRYFDAPDTFDPGRWERRNPNNVPAYFPFSSGPHACVGKQFALSGATLTLARLVRDFDIDVPQDALDDLRVTPTLRPGDGVPAEIRPAE; from the coding sequence ATGCCGAAGGCGCTCCCGAACCCGCCCCAAGCCGGTCTCCTGAACGCCGTTCGATTCGGCCGGGACACGTTTCGATTTCTGGAGACGATGCAGTCCCGCTACCGCGACGGCGTGGCCGTTCCGATTCCGGGCCGTGCGCCGCTCGTGGTGTTGACGAACCCCGAACTCGTCCACGACGCCCTCTCCCGCCCCGAGACGTTCGAGCGCGTCCCCGCCCAGGAGTCGGCGGCGCTCATCGCCGAGGGCGGTCTCGTCCAGAGCGAGGGCCCCCTCTGGCGCCAGCAGCGGTCGATCATGAACCCCGCGTTCGACAGCCGGCAGGTGCGGGCCTACGCGAACAGCGTCGGCGAGCGCGTCGAATCCATCGCCGACGACTGGACCGACCGCGGCCGGTTCGACACCAACCTCCACCGCGAGATGACGCGGCTGACCGTTCGTGTCGCCTCCGAGGTGTTGCTCGGCGAGGATATCGGCGCCGACCGCGCCGAGCAGTTTCACGAGTGGATGCAGACCGCCGGCACGGAGTTCGAGTTCGACCTCGCCAGCGTCGGCCCGGCGTGGCTCCCGACGCGTATCTCCCCCGCGTTCCGCGAGGCCGCCGAGGGCATCCGCGACCTGAGCGAAGGCATCATCGAGCGCCAGCGCCGCCGGATCGACGAGGGCAATGCAGGGCGAAACATGGTGACCATGCTCGTCCAGGCCGAGGACGACTCCGCGGTCGACTATCCCGAGAACCAGATCCGCGACGAGGTGTCGACCTTTCTCATCGCCGGCCACGAGACGACGGCGCTGAGTCTCACCTACACGACGGCACTGCTCTCGTGGTATCCCGACGTTCGCGAACGGGTCCGCGAGGAAGCCGAGGCGGTCCTCGGGTCCGGCCCGGCGACCCACGGCGACGTTCGTGACCTCGCCTACACGATGCGAGTGTATCGTGAAGCCCTGCGGCTTTACCCGCCCGCGTGGGCGGTGTTCCGTCGGGCCGGTCGGAAAGCCCGTCTCGGCGACTACCGCGTCGACGAGGGCGCGGCGGTCATCATGCCCCAGTGGTCCATCCACCGCTCCGACCGCTACTTCGACGCCCCCGACACCTTCGACCCGGGCCGCTGGGAGCGGCGAAACCCCAACAACGTGCCGGCGTACTTTCCCTTCTCGTCCGGCCCACACGCCTGTGTCGGCAAGCAGTTCGCCCTCTCGGGGGCGACGCTGACGCTCGCGCGTCTAGTGCGCGATTTCGATATCGACGTGCCACAGGACGCCCTCGACGACCTGCGAGTCACGCCGACGCTCCGGCCGGGCGATGGCGTCCCCGCGGAGATACGGCCCGCCGAATGA
- a CDS encoding DUF7559 family protein yields MPATKEIKCTSADCELDMFENHYTYDIADDHTVSDLSCPLCGGTDCLEEIEL; encoded by the coding sequence ATGCCTGCAACGAAGGAGATCAAATGTACGAGCGCCGACTGCGAGCTCGATATGTTCGAGAATCACTATACGTACGATATCGCCGACGATCACACCGTCTCCGACCTCTCCTGTCCGCTCTGTGGCGGCACCGACTGCCTCGAAGAGATCGAACTATGA